From a single Cyanobacteria bacterium FACHB-DQ100 genomic region:
- a CDS encoding response regulator, with product MSHSIATVSPPKTDIYMGRSSQQIKAEIEATLGFIPPFFEPAEPSPQVLENLWQQTLAAYIHNPLPALFKEKLSAYLSRFCVVPYCMICHSCTLRPLGLSAREVLALLASPPPVLAALDEHLKKLAAQPRLLEDWSNLTPLAEASLLQVAIFIALESEQAKTYRDTLQQFLGVVNYKHLLAFIAYVKACHAWMELHPEVVYEADRRVQNNLNALLEEEPSLADFFGNYQERVKLECQSRAEQLAELAKQQWREKILSQQVDRERVMTGIAQRIRGSLDLEKILRTAVTEVQQFLQVDRVFIYRFASDWSGEVTVEAVVPECLPIQGTRVADSFFIQPGNRALYQQGRIHAVSDIRAGNLSQCHLESLDRLQIRANLVVPIVQDEQLWGLLVANDCTQARPWQQIELELLKQLSTQLAIAIQQAQLHQQVQTELMERQRSEEKIREQAALLDVTTDAIWVLDSNYQILFWNRGAEQLYGWLKAEASSLRANDLLRQKVAPTLEKIQKTVLEAGKWQGELHQLTKDGKEILVESCWTAMFEADQLKSILVINTDITQKKQLERQFLHAQRLESLGTLAGGIAHDLNNILTPILAVSQLLQLKLTDADESTRQFLKIQETNTKRGAALINQILSFARGAESKRRALQVRYVIAEIKQIIDGTFPKSIEVSTQIDTDLQVVSADTTQLHQVLMNLCVNARDAMPAGGCLSVSAQNLWIDESYAHMHLDAKVGPYIVISVADTGSGISPDAIDHIFDPFFTTKEVGKGTGLGLSTVNSIIRSHGGFINVYSEVGQGTQFKVHLPAIAGRETQSIREIEQPLGNGELILVVDDEGSICEITKTTLETSGYKVLTANDGIEALASYAQHKDKVDVVLMDMMMPNMTGPAAIQILKKMNPLVKVVAVSGLPSSDNVKEAMHLGASAFLSKPYTAQELLKALHEVMHAVGQPSEQESSRTDAMPINPF from the coding sequence ATGTCACACTCTATCGCTACAGTCTCTCCACCAAAAACAGATATTTATATGGGTCGATCCAGCCAACAGATTAAGGCAGAAATTGAGGCAACACTTGGATTTATCCCTCCCTTTTTTGAACCTGCAGAACCCTCTCCCCAAGTATTGGAGAACCTTTGGCAGCAGACGCTCGCTGCCTATATTCATAATCCTCTGCCAGCCTTATTTAAGGAGAAACTTTCTGCCTACCTTTCGCGCTTTTGTGTCGTTCCTTACTGCATGATTTGTCACAGCTGTACCCTACGCCCTCTGGGACTGTCAGCACGAGAGGTTCTCGCATTACTCGCCTCTCCACCGCCTGTGCTCGCAGCACTCGACGAGCATCTCAAAAAGTTGGCAGCGCAGCCCCGTCTCTTGGAGGATTGGTCTAACTTAACCCCCTTGGCTGAAGCCAGTCTGCTTCAGGTGGCAATTTTTATTGCCTTGGAGAGCGAACAGGCGAAGACTTACCGCGATACTCTACAGCAGTTTCTAGGCGTTGTGAATTACAAGCATTTGCTTGCCTTTATTGCTTATGTTAAAGCGTGTCATGCCTGGATGGAACTCCATCCTGAAGTCGTTTACGAAGCCGATCGGCGCGTGCAGAACAACCTGAATGCGTTACTCGAAGAGGAACCCAGTTTGGCTGACTTCTTTGGGAACTACCAGGAGAGAGTCAAGCTAGAATGCCAAAGTCGAGCGGAGCAACTCGCTGAGCTGGCGAAACAGCAATGGCGAGAGAAAATCCTGAGTCAACAGGTCGATCGCGAGCGGGTAATGACCGGAATTGCTCAGCGCATTCGTGGATCGTTGGATTTGGAGAAGATTTTAAGAACGGCTGTCACAGAAGTTCAGCAGTTTCTTCAAGTGGATCGCGTGTTTATTTATCGTTTTGCATCAGATTGGAGCGGTGAGGTCACCGTCGAAGCCGTTGTTCCAGAGTGTTTACCGATTCAGGGAACGAGAGTGGCGGACTCCTTCTTTATCCAACCTGGCAATCGAGCACTTTATCAGCAGGGACGAATTCACGCGGTTTCTGATATTCGCGCTGGAAATCTCTCCCAATGTCATCTTGAGTCGTTAGACCGCCTCCAAATCCGGGCGAACTTAGTCGTGCCAATTGTGCAAGACGAGCAACTCTGGGGACTGCTTGTAGCAAATGATTGCACCCAAGCCCGACCTTGGCAACAGATCGAACTGGAGTTGCTCAAGCAACTGTCCACCCAGCTAGCGATCGCCATTCAGCAAGCCCAACTGCACCAACAAGTGCAGACCGAACTGATGGAACGTCAGCGCTCCGAAGAGAAAATTCGGGAGCAAGCCGCGCTGCTTGATGTCACAACCGATGCCATTTGGGTTTTAGATTCAAATTATCAAATCCTCTTCTGGAATCGGGGCGCTGAACAACTTTACGGTTGGCTGAAAGCTGAAGCGTCAAGCCTTCGTGCCAACGATCTGCTGCGTCAAAAAGTTGCGCCTACACTCGAGAAAATTCAAAAGACTGTGCTTGAAGCCGGCAAGTGGCAGGGAGAATTGCACCAATTGACCAAAGACGGCAAAGAGATTTTGGTTGAGAGTTGCTGGACCGCCATGTTTGAAGCTGATCAACTGAAATCGATCTTGGTTATCAATACAGACATTACTCAGAAGAAACAACTTGAGCGGCAGTTTCTTCACGCCCAGCGGCTAGAGAGCTTGGGGACACTAGCAGGCGGAATTGCTCATGACCTCAACAACATTTTGACCCCCATCCTTGCGGTCTCCCAGTTGCTTCAGCTCAAACTCACGGATGCAGATGAGTCGACGCGGCAGTTCCTGAAGATACAGGAAACGAATACGAAACGGGGAGCAGCGCTCATCAACCAAATCCTATCGTTTGCACGGGGAGCCGAGAGCAAACGCAGAGCACTTCAAGTGCGATACGTGATTGCGGAAATAAAGCAGATTATTGACGGAACGTTTCCCAAGTCAATTGAAGTCTCAACTCAGATTGACACTGACCTTCAGGTTGTTTCTGCTGACACAACACAACTGCATCAAGTGCTGATGAATCTGTGTGTTAATGCTCGGGATGCCATGCCCGCGGGAGGATGCTTAAGTGTTTCTGCTCAAAATCTCTGGATTGACGAAAGCTATGCACACATGCATCTTGATGCCAAGGTTGGTCCTTATATAGTCATTTCTGTCGCGGATACGGGTAGCGGGATTTCGCCTGATGCCATCGATCACATCTTTGATCCATTCTTCACCACGAAGGAGGTGGGGAAAGGAACAGGACTTGGACTGTCCACGGTGAATAGCATTATCCGAAGTCACGGAGGCTTTATCAATGTTTATAGCGAAGTCGGACAAGGCACCCAATTTAAGGTTCACTTGCCAGCGATTGCAGGAAGGGAAACTCAATCGATCCGAGAAATAGAACAGCCCCTCGGCAATGGAGAGTTGATTTTAGTGGTGGATGATGAAGGGAGCATTTGTGAGATTACGAAAACGACGCTAGAAACCTCTGGATATAAGGTTTTAACGGCTAATGACGGCATCGAAGCGCTTGCTTCGTATGCCCAACATAAGGACAAAGTAGACGTTGTTTTGATGGACATGATGATGCCGAACATGACAGGTCCCGCAGCAATCCAGATTCTTAAGAAAATGAATCCGCTCGTCAAAGTGGTTGCGGTGAGTGGGCTTCCTTCGAGTGACAACGTGAAGGAAGCGATGCATTTAGGAGCCAGCGCATTTCTGTCGAAACCCTATACCGCTCAGGAATTACTGAAGGCGCTGCATGAGGTAATGCATGCGGTGGGTCAGCCAAGTGAGCAGGAGTCTAGTCGGACTGATGCAATGCCCATCAACCCTTTCTAA
- a CDS encoding Rpn family recombination-promoting nuclease/putative transposase: MRRDSIFYKLFQQAPTLLFELLEEFPSNAGQYRFDSVAVKEPRFEIDGVFLPPDAEPGVVYFCEVQFQRDEVLYERLFGESFLYFYRNRSRFTDWQTVIIYPSRSTEQTETHPYRSQLNSNQVHRVLLDELGEIEQLPLGVALMALTTVDEASTPEVARALLARSRGEASQEAIRAIIEMITTILVYKFTNLNRQEAEAMLGITTLQETRFYQEAKEDGREEEGRGLVLRLLNRRFGVLPESLSSQIANLSLTQIESLAEALLDFQTLSDLKIWLQHLQTN, translated from the coding sequence GTGCGTCGTGATTCAATTTTCTATAAATTATTCCAACAGGCTCCAACGCTACTGTTTGAGTTGTTAGAAGAGTTCCCCTCGAATGCTGGGCAGTATCGCTTCGACTCAGTTGCAGTGAAAGAACCCAGATTTGAGATTGACGGCGTGTTTTTACCACCAGATGCTGAGCCGGGCGTTGTCTATTTCTGCGAAGTTCAGTTTCAGCGTGATGAGGTGCTGTATGAGCGACTATTTGGTGAATCGTTTTTGTATTTCTACAGAAACCGGAGCCGTTTCACGGACTGGCAGACTGTAATTATTTACCCATCTCGCTCGACTGAGCAAACAGAAACGCACCCTTATCGATCGCAGTTAAATAGCAATCAGGTGCATCGGGTGCTCTTGGATGAGTTGGGGGAGATTGAACAGTTGCCGCTAGGGGTAGCGCTGATGGCTTTGACAACGGTTGATGAAGCGAGTACGCCGGAAGTGGCGAGGGCTCTGCTAGCGCGATCGCGGGGAGAAGCATCTCAAGAGGCAATCCGCGCCATAATTGAGATGATTACGACGATTCTGGTTTACAAATTCACAAATCTAAATCGGCAGGAGGCGGAAGCAATGCTAGGAATTACAACCCTTCAAGAAACACGATTCTATCAGGAAGCGAAGGAAGATGGACGCGAGGAAGAAGGGAGAGGATTGGTTCTACGTCTATTAAATCGTCGTTTTGGAGTGTTGCCTGAATCCTTGTCATCGCAGATTGCCAACTTATCGCTGACTCAAATCGAATCCCTGGCAGAAGCACTACTGGATTTTCAAACGCTCTCTGATTTGAAGATATGGTTACAGCATTTGCAAACGAATTGA
- a CDS encoding MFS transporter, producing the protein MSPILTLRQTLLYSCTSSGINLINTAISTWLLYYYAPPPNTGAVQYLSITVLGILLAIGRVWNAIIDPFIGHWSDRTQSHWGRRTPFLVLGSLMTLGALLFLWTPLTSYPSLPNALYFLTMTIILYTGMSLVGVPYDGSLPEMAATAVERVRLSMWKNIFGILGVLGGAVIASSVYSRWGAIAMGGVIGTIGAVTVGLTLPVLPKRILPTLDPTGEGEAIASMSFWQSLRATLRNRPFLILCSSTILVQTAYAMLLSNLPYFVALILQEPEAAVGRYQGLVVIVMLAAAPVWNRLNRDYPDRQLLKVSLFGLAVTTSLLTAVGWISFLSTGLQAALCLGFLGPFLGGYFILVYAMMGAVVEQDAIVTGQRREAFHYSIFSFSAGMGLSFSTLIIPPIFSHYGYTLAQPAGVRVVFLVAGILVVLSAVVFHDYRLTETPTQR; encoded by the coding sequence ATGTCTCCTATCCTTACTCTCCGGCAAACTTTGCTCTACAGTTGCACTTCCAGCGGTATTAATTTAATCAACACTGCCATTTCGACCTGGCTGCTTTACTACTATGCACCTCCGCCCAATACAGGGGCTGTGCAATATCTCTCGATCACAGTCCTGGGTATCTTACTGGCGATCGGTCGCGTCTGGAATGCCATCATTGATCCCTTCATCGGCCATTGGAGCGATCGCACCCAGAGCCACTGGGGACGACGAACGCCCTTCTTGGTGCTCGGCAGCCTCATGACTCTCGGGGCGCTGTTATTCCTCTGGACGCCTCTGACTTCCTATCCCAGCTTGCCGAATGCCCTTTATTTCCTGACAATGACCATCATTCTGTATACAGGGATGAGTCTCGTTGGTGTCCCCTATGATGGCAGCTTGCCCGAGATGGCAGCGACGGCAGTTGAGCGCGTTCGGCTCAGTATGTGGAAAAACATTTTTGGCATTCTGGGCGTGTTGGGTGGTGCAGTCATTGCTAGCAGTGTCTATAGCCGTTGGGGAGCGATCGCCATGGGGGGAGTGATCGGAACCATTGGGGCAGTAACGGTGGGACTGACACTCCCAGTTCTCCCCAAGCGGATCTTGCCTACACTCGACCCAACGGGCGAGGGCGAAGCAATCGCATCGATGAGCTTTTGGCAAAGTCTTCGTGCCACCCTGCGGAATCGCCCGTTCCTGATCCTTTGTAGCTCCACGATTCTCGTACAGACTGCTTACGCGATGTTGCTCTCGAACCTGCCTTACTTTGTTGCATTGATTTTGCAAGAACCAGAGGCAGCCGTGGGACGCTATCAGGGTTTGGTGGTGATAGTGATGCTGGCTGCCGCTCCCGTGTGGAATCGGTTGAACCGAGACTATCCGGATCGGCAATTACTAAAGGTGTCCTTGTTTGGGTTGGCAGTGACTACAAGTTTGCTGACCGCAGTGGGATGGATTTCCTTCCTATCAACTGGGCTTCAAGCCGCACTCTGCTTAGGCTTTTTGGGACCTTTTCTCGGCGGTTATTTTATCTTGGTCTACGCGATGATGGGAGCCGTCGTCGAGCAGGATGCAATCGTCACGGGACAGCGGCGAGAAGCGTTTCACTACAGTATTTTCTCGTTCTCGGCTGGCATGGGGCTATCGTTCTCAACCCTGATTATCCCACCCATTTTTTCTCATTATGGTTACACGCTAGCACAGCCTGCGGGTGTGCGAGTGGTATTTCTGGTTGCTGGGATACTTGTGGTTTTGAGTGCTGTAGTCTTCCATGACTACCGCCTTACAGAGACACCCACGCAGAGGTAA
- a CDS encoding ParB/RepB/Spo0J family partition protein — translation MTDLDKIIAAARAKQPLSSSPEQINSFSQGSTLLLDEIQPRSQNTRTLNPVHVKALAESISVLGLIEPLVVDKQKRLLAGGHRLAAIIHLKTHQPTAYHRHFPNEQIPIRSLAIDADQEPDLALQIEVAENEQRRDYTPTEVKEIAARLKASGYVEVQGRPKKGQKPLMPALAVVVGKNLRTIQRYLSEDTISIRSSSLKSTTRVVLLKQTLAKLKQIQSDPPTTQGGKQLLRILPKVMTLIEQCIEED, via the coding sequence ATGACGGATTTAGACAAAATTATTGCAGCTGCACGAGCTAAACAGCCCCTGTCCTCCTCTCCAGAACAAATTAATTCATTTTCTCAAGGCAGCACACTACTACTTGACGAGATTCAGCCGAGATCGCAAAACACTCGCACGCTTAATCCTGTTCATGTGAAAGCCCTTGCCGAATCTATCTCTGTTTTGGGTCTCATTGAACCCCTTGTTGTAGATAAACAGAAACGACTCTTAGCTGGTGGGCATAGGCTTGCCGCAATCATTCATCTCAAAACGCATCAGCCTACTGCTTACCACCGACACTTCCCAAATGAGCAAATTCCGATTCGCTCCCTAGCAATTGACGCTGATCAGGAACCTGACCTGGCGCTGCAAATTGAGGTTGCTGAAAATGAGCAGCGTCGCGACTATACCCCTACTGAAGTTAAAGAGATCGCAGCTCGCTTAAAAGCATCAGGTTATGTTGAGGTCCAAGGTCGCCCTAAAAAGGGACAAAAGCCGCTAATGCCTGCTTTAGCTGTCGTTGTGGGAAAGAACCTTCGCACAATTCAGCGGTATTTGTCAGAAGACACAATATCCATAAGAAGTTCGTCTCTAAAAAGCACGACACGTGTCGTACTTTTGAAGCAGACTCTTGCCAAGCTTAAGCAGATTCAATCTGATCCACCTACAACTCAGGGAGGGAAACAGCTTTTAAGGATTCTGCCAAAAGTTATGACCTTGATAGAGCAGTGTATTGAAGAAGATTAA
- a CDS encoding HAD family hydrolase — protein sequence MTSTQLIIFDCDGVLIDSEIVVCRLVSEELSRLGYGMNTKEVIRRFAGRPEREMVADIEADWGQKIPAEFFARVKERTEAAYASELCAVPGVAEALDNLRVPLCVASSSYPEKLRLGLHSVDLLERFEPHVISAYVVAHGKPAPDVFIYTAGWMRTPVAHCLVIEDSTHGVHAARSAGMRVFGFTGGQHCGPDHREYLMQAGAELVFDNFRHLADLVAAEV from the coding sequence ATGACTTCAACTCAACTCATCATTTTCGACTGCGACGGGGTGCTCATCGACAGCGAAATTGTCGTGTGCCGCCTGGTGAGCGAGGAGCTTTCGCGCCTGGGCTATGGGATGAACACCAAGGAGGTCATCCGCCGTTTTGCCGGTCGCCCCGAACGCGAGATGGTCGCCGACATCGAAGCCGATTGGGGACAGAAGATTCCCGCCGAGTTCTTCGCGCGCGTCAAGGAGCGCACGGAAGCTGCCTACGCGAGCGAACTGTGCGCCGTTCCGGGGGTCGCCGAGGCTTTGGACAATCTGCGCGTGCCGCTGTGCGTCGCCTCTAGCAGTTACCCGGAAAAGCTGCGGCTTGGTCTGCACTCTGTCGATCTTCTCGAACGCTTTGAGCCTCATGTGATCAGCGCCTATGTAGTCGCTCACGGCAAGCCCGCACCCGACGTGTTCATCTACACCGCCGGCTGGATGCGCACTCCCGTGGCGCACTGCCTGGTCATCGAGGACAGTACCCACGGCGTCCATGCGGCCCGGAGCGCGGGCATGCGCGTGTTTGGATTCACGGGAGGACAGCACTGCGGCCCCGACCACCGCGAGTACCTCATGCAAGCCGGGGCCGAACTGGTCTTCGATAACTTTCGCCACCTCGCTGATCTGGTGGCTGCCGAGGTCTGA
- a CDS encoding phosphotransferase, with protein sequence MNSIFVNKNWDSKRERWLNCLHCITDSMPSSRGNGERTATITGLRSNQQISMLVERLAGEELGQGICGALFAEKSVGAVFGLQLCSGEQVVLKLFHPSQLLTQLAAVHRCLDRLVRSSFPAPPPCSRLFQTEDGIIGAFYTFRDGTVRDAHDPLVRRELAQVLAELTSMKQSGSTTSDVALSPSSKFKRCRSCPHISIGALRTADFMGITSV encoded by the coding sequence ATGAACTCGATCTTCGTGAACAAAAATTGGGATAGCAAGAGAGAGCGATGGCTGAACTGCCTCCACTGCATAACCGACTCGATGCCGAGTTCGAGGGGGAATGGCGAGCGGACGGCAACAATTACCGGCTTGAGGTCAAACCAACAGATCTCGATGCTCGTCGAGCGTTTGGCAGGAGAAGAACTTGGACAAGGCATTTGTGGGGCACTCTTTGCCGAGAAGAGCGTCGGAGCCGTGTTCGGTCTCCAGCTATGCTCGGGCGAGCAGGTCGTCCTCAAGCTCTTCCACCCCTCCCAATTACTGACGCAACTTGCAGCTGTGCATCGGTGCCTGGACAGATTGGTACGCTCTAGTTTCCCAGCACCACCGCCTTGCTCTCGATTGTTTCAGACGGAGGACGGCATTATCGGAGCTTTCTACACGTTCAGGGATGGGACAGTGCGGGATGCTCACGACCCCTTGGTTCGTCGAGAGCTCGCCCAAGTTCTGGCAGAGCTGACTAGCATGAAGCAAAGTGGATCGACGACATCGGACGTCGCGCTCAGTCCATCATCCAAGTTCAAGCGCTGCCGCTCTTGCCCGCACATCTCGATTGGGGCACTAAGAACTGCCGATTTCATGGGGATCACATCTGTTTAG
- a CDS encoding ParA family protein produces MIITIASFKGGVGKSTTAIHIATYLASKRGKTVLADGDLNRSVIQWAERGGKSVPFLVCDGESIPADYDHLVIDTAARPTDADLAALAETSNLLVIPCTPTTFALEATIGTLTTLPTGRYRILLTVVPPKPSREGEKAQQALKKAGLPIFKPMIRRFSAYLKAENAGVPVNQIRDPKAGEAWLEYEAVGKELWKVAKK; encoded by the coding sequence ATGATTATTACTATTGCATCTTTCAAAGGTGGGGTTGGCAAAAGTACGACTGCTATCCATATTGCTACTTACCTTGCCAGCAAACGAGGTAAGACTGTGCTTGCTGACGGAGACTTAAACCGTTCTGTCATTCAGTGGGCTGAACGTGGTGGCAAAAGTGTGCCTTTTCTCGTTTGTGATGGTGAATCTATTCCTGCTGACTATGATCACCTTGTGATTGATACCGCTGCGCGTCCCACTGATGCTGATCTCGCTGCCCTTGCCGAAACCTCCAATCTCCTTGTTATTCCTTGTACCCCAACAACTTTTGCTCTTGAAGCTACGATTGGAACGCTCACGACTTTACCGACAGGTCGATATCGCATCCTGCTCACTGTTGTCCCTCCCAAGCCTAGTCGAGAAGGCGAGAAAGCTCAACAAGCCCTCAAGAAAGCAGGGCTTCCTATCTTTAAACCCATGATTCGACGATTTTCCGCTTATCTTAAAGCAGAGAACGCAGGTGTTCCCGTCAACCAAATTCGTGACCCAAAAGCTGGTGAAGCTTGGCTTGAGTACGAAGCCGTTGGCAAAGAATTGTGGAAGGTAGCTAAGAAATGA
- a CDS encoding tyrosine-type recombinase/integrase has translation MAFQKGKNPHHPLPGSVLTVEPIRDKRAIERIKKLLRDQPRDLCLFVLGINTAFRANELLSLTVGQVRSLQLGDVLRVKQSKTGKFRSVTVNGAVVKTISQYLTAHPLPDDAFLFQGKRGCLTVPTVSTMVKTWCQHVGLKGKYGSHSLRKTWGYWQRLERGTAIPLLMEAFGHATQQQTLAYLGIQAEEIAQIYELEL, from the coding sequence ATGGCGTTTCAAAAAGGCAAAAATCCGCATCATCCGCTTCCGGGATCTGTTCTCACAGTTGAGCCGATTCGGGATAAGCGGGCGATCGAGCGGATTAAGAAACTGCTGCGCGACCAACCGCGGGACCTCTGTCTGTTTGTTCTGGGAATTAATACTGCCTTCCGGGCGAATGAACTGCTTTCGCTCACGGTGGGTCAGGTGCGATCGCTGCAACTCGGCGATGTGCTGCGGGTGAAGCAAAGCAAAACGGGGAAGTTTCGGAGCGTGACGGTGAATGGGGCGGTGGTCAAGACGATCTCCCAGTACCTCACTGCTCATCCCCTTCCCGATGACGCGTTCCTGTTCCAAGGCAAGCGCGGTTGCCTGACGGTTCCGACCGTGAGCACGATGGTGAAAACGTGGTGTCAGCATGTGGGATTGAAGGGCAAGTATGGCAGTCACAGCTTGCGCAAGACTTGGGGGTATTGGCAGCGACTAGAGCGCGGGACTGCCATTCCACTGCTGATGGAAGCCTTTGGACATGCCACGCAACAGCAGACGTTAGCGTATCTGGGGATTCAAGCCGAGGAGATTGCCCAGATTTATGAACTGGAACTGTAA